In Cyclobacteriaceae bacterium, the DNA window CAAGAAGAAACAGTAGTAAGTCCATAGCCTTGTAATTTCCTGATAAGGCTAAAATACTGTGCCAGATTTCCTTACTTGGGGAAACCCATTATTTCAAATCTCAGGTTTTTTTAACCCCGGAAGTGAGGAAATATTTCTACACAAAAAAGAGGTTTTTGAGTTGGTTTAATTGAAAACTGTGGAAGGTGCCGTGACCAGAGTATTCGGGTATTTTATCCTGATATTGGTTCCAATACTGAAACTGAGATGCTGAATTCTTTCAACCACTCTTGGATAAAAAAATACCCGCGCTTCAATTGTATTGAAGATAAGGTTTTCATTTCGTGCTCTGATGCCAGCAGAAATTCCTGTAAAGAAATTCTCACTTCGAATTAAGTCAACGTTGCGATTGATCAATGCCATATCAATTCTTGCCACTGGTGCCAATCTGAATCCTAATATTTTAGAAGATGTGAAGATCACTGCCTCCTGGCTGATCGTAAATCTTTTAGTACCCACCAAACTATCGGGACTGAATCCCAGGATTCCATTTACGTCTCTAACATCGATACCTCGCTTTATATTTTGATTGAAGAGCATTGCAAATCCAACCTCCATCTGATGGCGGATCTTTAATGACCCCTTTTCATAGACTTTGCTATATCGACTGAAATTCAATAGAAACAATCCGTCCTCACTTCGATTGCCTCCAAAGTAAGAGGCCAGCTTTCCTGTATAGGTCAATATCGTTCCGCTGGGCATTACACGTGTGTAGTATAATTCACTTCCGAGATACAGTCGTTTATACTCCATCTCAGTTTCGTATCCACCGGTTAATGACGCACGATATCCGTGAGGAATATCTTCTGTTCTACCGAATCCAATTACATACTGTGTTTTGTAAAAATCCTGTCGAAAGAATGTCAGCTGGGAAAGAAAAGCTATTCGATTTCTGTAAGCATAGCGATCGGGCTCAGTAAGATTGATGGTTGGAAGTGCGGAAAAATGCTGCTCAAAGGCTCTAAAAGCGATAAATTTTCTATTTCTGTTCTCTCTTAAATTGGATGGCATTTTATTCAAACCAAATGAATAACCTGCCCAGTAATCCTGAATGTCGTAATGATAGGTGGCAAAAGTGCTGTCGGGTTTCTTAAAAACATTGGTTGAATAGTTAGTGCTTAGCTCTAGTCCGCCGGCCCAACGTGCGAAAGGATGAAACAATGGCCTGCTGAGTCGGAGAAAAAAAGCTCTCTCGTTTTCATTTCCGACACTTGTTCCTGTATTGATACTGGAGTAGCCTATAGTGCCATCAACAAAGCTTCCAACGATATTCGTTTTTTGATAGACAGCCTCATATCCAAACTTCGGAATGCGATCAACGTCGTAAAGTGTATTAAATTGAACACGCTGCCCCATACCTCCAAGATTAGCCTCCTGAATTCCCAGTTTGTATTTGGTTATTGATTGTGGTTCAATGTTTCCGCCAAGGCTGAATACATCGCGCGTGATAACGATCAGATCAACCGAGTCAGATCTTCTGGAAATCGGTTTGACCAGAATACGTGAATCGAGTACAAAACTCAGATTACGAAGTGTTCGCTCATTGTCTGCTACACGATAAGGATTGAGAGGCTTTCCCTCATGAATGAAGAGGTTATCCCTGATAACGAATTCTTTTGTGTCAATGTGAATCCTGTTGGCGGCTCTTGAAACAAAAGTTTGGAAGTGCCTGGCGGTATCAAGAACGGTTCTCTCGAAACCGATCCTTCTGATGATAATTTTTCTAATGATTTTCCCAGCATAGGGAAGATAAATATCCTCGCTTTTCACATTCAAAGCAGGATTCTCATCCACAGGGTCAGTAGTAATAATCCCCATCAACTGCTTGAGAACTTTCTCTTTGTTGCTCTTAATCCATTCTGCCCGTGTGGAAGGTTTTTTTTGTGCTTGTGCCTGCGGATGAATGGCAAGGAAAAGTATCAACGAAAACAACGCGAATTGAGGTGTTATAACCCGTAACAATAGTGCCACTGCTTGTATCATTCCATCAAAACAACGAGCAAGATGTAAAAAAAACACTTTTGAACAGTATTAAACTTTTGCTAAGAAAATCGGGAGGTCTGCTGAGAGCGAATCAACAGAACATTTACAAAAAATGTACCGCTCAACCGATGAAGATTGAACCGGATTCGTTGAAGATTTGTAATTAACCGATATGTGGTGAGGGAGGCAGAGAAATGCTAATGGAGGTGCCTACTCTTAATGCAGATTTGCAGGAGATAGCGCCCCCTAATCTATCCACAATGCTCTTGGTAAGGAATAAACCCATTCCCGAGCCGATAGATTTTTCAGATCCACGATAAAAGATATCAAAAATATTATTCTTCTGATCTTCCCGAATTCCTACTCCATTGTCCATAATGTCAAGAGTAGAGCCGCTTCCGGCAGCCTCAATCCTGATAGTGATTTTTCTCTCCTTCTTGTCAGGATCATGAAAAGAGATTGAATTGGAGATGAGGTATTTCAGGATTTTTTCAATGCTCTGCTTATCTGTTTTCCATCGTGTAAATGGTTTTACTTCTGTGATCAGAACGATGTTACTGGAATCAAGCTGATTTCTGAAATTCTCCTCTATGTTTTGAATTAACTCATGGGCGTCGACTTCCGAATACTGAAGGGATGAGTAATCGTTTGCCAGGTATTCTTCCATTCCGCGGATAAGCTTATCCATTGTGTGGGTGCAAGCTTCAATCATTTCGAGGCATTTGTGAGTCTCATCGTGATGAGGATAGTATTCAGCAATTCTTACTAGTCCCTGAATAGAGGATACCGGTGCACGGAGATCGTGTGAACAACTGTATATGAATTTCTCTATCAGATTATGATGACTCATGAGCTTCTTTTCTCAGGAGTAAAAGTGCGAATTCACGTTTCCATGCTTGTAGGGGAAAAACTGAATTTCACAAAATCAGGGGTTTTGCGAAATCTGGTGTTAAACTGCGCTGGAGGTTTGGAAAAGCAGATAATGATGATCGTTTGTAAGAGAAAACCCTTACGAATCATTCTCATTTAAACCAATACTTTAATTGAAGATATTCCTTCAGATCGGGAGAAGCAATGCAGACTGAGTCACTGCGGATCTAAAAATGCAGCCTTGGGAAATTGATCTGTAAGAACTTTAATTTCTCTGAACCTATAATAATGATTTCACACAGCTCACTAATTCATGTGCCTTGCAAGGCTTTGGAATGAATTTATTAGCGCCAATTTCTTCCACTTTTTTTCTTTCAACGTCAGAAGTCTTCGCAGAGAGGACAACAATCGGAATGGAACTGGTTTCTGATTTGCTTCGTACCTTTTCTATAAACTCAAAGCCATCCATTTTAGGCATCAACAAATCAGTGATAATGAGATCAGGTAAATTGTTTGATAGAAATGCTATTCCCTCTAATCCATTGGTAGCAAGATCAACATGAAATCCCTCCATGGTGAGAATATCAACCAGTTCTTCCGCCAGGTGAGCGGTATCTTCAACAAGTAGTATTTTCTTCATCTCATGGGAATTTCGACCTTGAAAGTAGAGCCCACATTTAACTCACTTGCCACCTGAATAGAACCATCCATCAATTCGATGGCCTTCTTTAGAATTGAGAGACCAAGTCCAGTACCGGGGACAGTGTTTGCATTTGATGCTCGTTGAAAGGGTTCAAAGATGGACTGCAATTCCGAGGGATCGATACCCATACCACGGTCGGTGACTTCCACCAAAACATTTCCACGGTAGTCTGATACTGAAATTGTGACTTCTGTGGAGGCAGGTGAGAATTTAATTGCATTCGTTAGCAGATTAACAATCACATTACGAAGCAATTTATCATCGGCATTCACTTTTTTATTTTCACATGAAAAATGGAGAACGATTTCTCTTTTATCTTTTGAAGTTGACCTTACCTCTTCAATGAGTGAATTAATAAATTCCTCCAGATCGAGGCTGATCCTCTTAACCTTAATCTTGCCCGCCTCTGATTTTCCAATGGTTAAGATGTCTTCAAGCAAATTGGTCATGTGACTTGCCTGGTCTTCGATTTTTATAAGTTTCCTTTGAATTTCTGCTGCTGAAAGCTGATGAAAATAGTTTCGTATGGATTCCGCTGCAAAACTAATGGTGGAGAGGGGCGTTCTGAATTCGTGTGAAGCAATGGAAACAAACTTGCTCTTCATTTCCACAAGAACTTTTTCTTTTTGAAGGGCTTCATGAAGTTCCCGTGTTCTTTCTTCCACCATTTTTTCAAGACCTGCTCGATAAGTGAAAACTTCGGTGACATCCTGACCTACGCAGATAATTCCATTTATGTCCTTGTCAACATTTGCTCTTGGCGTTACGCTGATCAGAAGTACCTGATTCTTTCCTTCCTTATTAACGAATGGAAGTTCAAAGTTACTGGTTGGTTCTCCACCATTTGCTTTTTGAAGGACTTCCTCAACCTGAGATTTGACTTTTAGATCAAGAAAATTGACCCATTTCTTTCCAAGTACTTCATTCTTTGTATATCCGGAGAGTTCCGTAGCGACCCTGTTCCATTCATTAATGTATCCGTTTCGGTCAACGCCGAAAATAGGGACATTGGCATTTTGAATTAGGTTTGTCAATTCACGCGCTATGTTGGTCAATTGATTTTCAAACTCTTTTTGCTGACTTACATCATTCTGAACTGCAATAAAATGAGTAAGAATTTTTTTATCATTAAATACGGGACTTATATCGATGCGCAACCAGTATTTTCTTCCATTTTTCGAATAGTTGATAATATCTTCAGAGAACGCTTCTTGCCTTTTTAGCTTTCTTGATATTCTTGCTACAGTAGAGGGGTCTGTTTCCGGACCTTGTAAAAAAGAACCCGGTCTTTTTCCAACTACTTCTTCCAGAGTATAACCAGAGAGAATTGTGAAAGCATTATTTAACCATACTAGTTTCCCTTCCGGATCTGTGATCAATACGCTATTCTGAGTATGACTCGCGACGAGCGATAGTTTTTCAATTTCTTGTGAAGCAGTAATGTTCTCAGAAATATCCTGAATCGCTCCGATCATTCGAACGGCTTTACCATGATCGTAAATGATATAAGCTCTATCAAGCACATGACGATAGGAGCCATCAGAGCATTGATATTGATATTCCGAGCTCCAGTTTGCAGCATGAGAAGAAAAGGCCTCTTCTATTTCAGAATTGACGCGATCATGATCCGCTGGGTGGATTTTACTCCTCCACCACTGCTTACTTGGATTTACATCTGTTGCCAGATATCCAAAAATAGTCTGGATACCATGATTCCATTGATTAATATCTTTTACAATGTCCCAGTCCCAAATGGCATCATTAGTGGCACGTGAAAGTATTTCAAAACGATCATTGTATTCACGCAACACATTTTCAATAGTCTTTCTTTCAGTAATGTCTTGAACCAGTGACATCACAGTGATGACTTTGCCATTTTGATCTTTAATAGAAGAGTTGAACCATTCGCACCAGATGATACTTCCATCTTTTTTGTAATTCCTGCTTTGGATCTGGCT includes these proteins:
- a CDS encoding HAMP domain-containing histidine kinase, translating into MSHHNLIEKFIYSCSHDLRAPVSSIQGLVRIAEYYPHHDETHKCLEMIEACTHTMDKLIRGMEEYLANDYSSLQYSEVDAHELIQNIEENFRNQLDSSNIVLITEVKPFTRWKTDKQSIEKILKYLISNSISFHDPDKKERKITIRIEAAGSGSTLDIMDNGVGIREDQKNNIFDIFYRGSEKSIGSGMGLFLTKSIVDRLGGAISCKSALRVGTSISISLPPSPHIG
- a CDS encoding response regulator transcription factor, producing MKKILLVEDTAHLAEELVDILTMEGFHVDLATNGLEGIAFLSNNLPDLIITDLLMPKMDGFEFIEKVRSKSETSSIPIVVLSAKTSDVERKKVEEIGANKFIPKPCKAHELVSCVKSLL
- a CDS encoding PAS domain S-box protein; amino-acid sequence: MERAIRLLMLEDTPEDVTLIQRVLKQADLKLEINVVSTRESFIQALDSFSPELILSDHQLPNFSSNEALEISRQKLPYVGFILVTGAVSEEFAASIIRSDADDYLLKSNLKRLPTAIIQANEKRRTQESLRKSEAHLRTIFNTTETGFVLLDKDCKLLSFNPLFGEIAKQEYGFDLEEGMDIMLITQPHRQAIFRGILDQVLSGETIEYELEYSAERGIWYYYRFNPVRQANNFIIGVMGTITDISPRKKAEDVKRKTDQELIDAHKRIVFHIENTPLGFIEWDNEYRVKSWSKRAEEIFGWTEKEFIESGKTGFSMVYEEDKTRLTLGANQFISGEIVKSQIQSRNYKKDGSIIWCEWFNSSIKDQNGKVITVMSLVQDITERKTIENVLREYNDRFEILSRATNDAIWDWDIVKDINQWNHGIQTIFGYLATDVNPSKQWWRSKIHPADHDRVNSEIEEAFSSHAANWSSEYQYQCSDGSYRHVLDRAYIIYDHGKAVRMIGAIQDISENITASQEIEKLSLVASHTQNSVLITDPEGKLVWLNNAFTILSGYTLEEVVGKRPGSFLQGPETDPSTVARISRKLKRQEAFSEDIINYSKNGRKYWLRIDISPVFNDKKILTHFIAVQNDVSQQKEFENQLTNIARELTNLIQNANVPIFGVDRNGYINEWNRVATELSGYTKNEVLGKKWVNFLDLKVKSQVEEVLQKANGGEPTSNFELPFVNKEGKNQVLLISVTPRANVDKDINGIICVGQDVTEVFTYRAGLEKMVEERTRELHEALQKEKVLVEMKSKFVSIASHEFRTPLSTISFAAESIRNYFHQLSAAEIQRKLIKIEDQASHMTNLLEDILTIGKSEAGKIKVKRISLDLEEFINSLIEEVRSTSKDKREIVLHFSCENKKVNADDKLLRNVIVNLLTNAIKFSPASTEVTISVSDYRGNVLVEVTDRGMGIDPSELQSIFEPFQRASNANTVPGTGLGLSILKKAIELMDGSIQVASELNVGSTFKVEIPMR